From a region of the Haloferax volcanii DS2 genome:
- a CDS encoding alpha/beta hydrolase — translation MSDIPLEHVHVEPSEPGDGPAPAVVLLHGRGSNEQDLLSIAQEFPDHVHVVSLRAPDRLQGGYTWYELDLSGGGLHESQPHAEQFERSRNLVREAIAGAVEAYDIDPDRIGLLGFSQGAITSLSLLLDDPDDYAWVVALHGYLADSHADLDPDGIAGKPVFVGGGSMDQIIPTSRVERAAERLRELGADVTANVYNAPHGVGPDELQDVVAFVDAHV, via the coding sequence ATGTCGGACATCCCCCTCGAACACGTCCACGTCGAACCGTCGGAACCGGGCGACGGGCCGGCTCCCGCCGTCGTCTTGCTCCACGGCCGCGGCTCGAACGAACAGGACCTCCTATCTATCGCACAGGAGTTCCCCGACCACGTCCACGTCGTGAGCCTCCGCGCGCCCGACCGTCTGCAAGGCGGCTACACCTGGTACGAACTCGACCTCTCGGGGGGCGGTCTCCACGAGAGCCAACCCCACGCCGAGCAGTTCGAACGCTCGCGGAATCTCGTCCGCGAGGCCATCGCCGGCGCGGTCGAAGCGTACGACATCGACCCCGACCGAATCGGCCTCCTCGGCTTCAGTCAGGGCGCGATTACCAGCCTGTCGCTCCTCCTCGACGACCCCGACGACTACGCGTGGGTCGTCGCGCTCCACGGCTACCTCGCGGACTCCCACGCCGACCTCGACCCCGACGGCATCGCGGGCAAACCGGTGTTCGTCGGCGGCGGGTCGATGGACCAGATCATCCCGACTTCGCGGGTCGAACGCGCCGCCGAGCGCCTCCGCGAACTCGGCGCTGACGTGACGGCGAACGTCTACAACGCGCCCCACGGCGTCGGCCCGGACGAACTGCAGGACGTGGTCGCGTTCGTCGACGCCCACGTCTGA
- a CDS encoding YlbF family regulator, producing MSTQTTRLEELGRELGEAIADHPKYEAYEEAKAAVEADDDVQELITEFNQLREEFNVSRQMGEATQEGLRKVQAAQEELHSEPVMEEYLLAQAELVGELEKINEAISEPLAVDFGGEAGGCCND from the coding sequence ATGAGCACGCAGACGACGCGGCTCGAAGAACTCGGGCGCGAACTCGGCGAAGCCATCGCCGACCATCCGAAGTACGAAGCCTACGAGGAGGCGAAAGCCGCCGTCGAAGCCGACGACGACGTGCAGGAGCTCATCACGGAGTTCAACCAGCTTCGGGAGGAGTTCAACGTCTCCCGGCAGATGGGCGAAGCGACCCAAGAGGGGCTCCGGAAGGTCCAAGCGGCACAGGAAGAGCTCCACTCCGAGCCCGTGATGGAGGAGTACCTCCTCGCGCAGGCCGAACTCGTCGGCGAGTTAGAGAAGATTAACGAGGCCATCTCGGAGCCGCTCGCGGTCGACTTCGGCGGCGAGGCCGGCGGTTGCTGTAACGACTAA
- a CDS encoding MinD/ParA family ATP-binding protein produces the protein MLAIAGGKGGSGKTTTTLGLASALDGPVLAVDADRDMPNLHTMAGVGRPVDAASGAPVREPSVRSHPTDSTVSVLPAPAGTDDDAFERWLRTAAGDERRAVVDCPAGAGPDAAVPLRVADGVVVVSPLCAPALRDAAKTAAMARALGTPVVGCVISRSRVAPEAVSDLVGAPVLGTVPEESSPVLTRPTVRAAYRRIADKIPGKK, from the coding sequence ATGTTGGCAATCGCGGGCGGCAAGGGCGGCAGCGGGAAGACCACGACGACCCTCGGACTGGCGAGCGCGCTCGACGGCCCGGTGCTCGCCGTCGACGCCGACAGGGACATGCCGAACCTCCACACGATGGCCGGCGTCGGACGACCGGTGGACGCCGCCTCTGGCGCACCCGTACGGGAGCCGTCGGTTCGGTCGCATCCGACCGACTCGACCGTCTCCGTGCTGCCGGCACCCGCCGGGACCGACGACGACGCCTTCGAGCGGTGGCTCCGAACCGCCGCGGGCGACGAGCGGCGTGCGGTCGTCGACTGTCCCGCGGGAGCCGGCCCCGACGCCGCCGTCCCGCTCCGCGTCGCCGACGGCGTGGTCGTCGTGTCGCCGCTGTGCGCGCCGGCGCTCCGCGACGCGGCGAAGACGGCCGCGATGGCGCGGGCGCTCGGCACCCCGGTTGTCGGATGTGTCATCTCTCGGTCACGAGTGGCTCCCGAGGCGGTGTCCGACCTCGTGGGCGCGCCGGTGCTCGGGACCGTTCCCGAGGAGTCGTCGCCAGTACTCACTCGGCCGACAGTTCGGGCCGCGTACCGTCGGATAGCCGACAAGATACCGGGGAAGAAGTAA
- a CDS encoding RAD55 family ATPase: MSRLATGIDVLDRQLGGGIPAGSIVHLAADPASQSELFLHELTTTRGTLWLTTIRSAEAVSDALDRSPGPAGTPTVRDVGGDAPLDTANSLVRDLPEGANLIIDVADVLERNESARYRKFLNDLQTHMVNTRGLTVLHGLKGESVPDNRDLTEHMADVVFDLDTKIDGSEIVNRLAVPKFRGGRALDETIKLRLAERVSVDTSRDIA; the protein is encoded by the coding sequence ATGTCTCGACTGGCGACGGGAATCGACGTGCTCGACCGCCAACTGGGCGGGGGCATTCCCGCGGGGAGCATCGTCCACCTCGCCGCCGACCCGGCCAGCCAGTCAGAGCTGTTTTTACACGAACTGACGACCACGCGAGGGACGCTGTGGCTGACGACGATTCGCTCCGCCGAGGCCGTCTCCGACGCGCTCGACCGAAGTCCCGGACCGGCCGGAACCCCCACGGTCCGCGACGTGGGCGGCGACGCGCCGCTCGACACGGCGAACAGCCTGGTCCGTGACCTGCCGGAGGGCGCGAATCTCATCATCGACGTGGCGGACGTGCTCGAACGCAACGAGAGCGCCCGCTACCGGAAGTTCCTCAACGACCTCCAGACCCACATGGTCAACACGCGCGGCCTGACCGTCCTCCACGGGCTGAAAGGCGAGTCGGTCCCGGACAACCGCGACCTGACAGAACACATGGCCGACGTGGTGTTCGACCTCGACACGAAGATAGACGGCTCGGAAATCGTCAATCGGCTCGCGGTCCCTAAGTTCCGCGGCGGCCGCGCGCTCGACGAGACCATCAAACTCCGGCTCGCGGAGCGCGTCAGCGTCGACACCAGCCGCGACATCGCCTGA
- a CDS encoding FKBP-type peptidyl-prolyl cis-trans isomerase: protein MSDEQQAEAEQVDEEVESGIQDGDFVRLAYTVRTIEDGDVVDTTDKEVAEEAEIDVEGYEFEPRVVIVGAGHVFPEVDEALIGAEAGDEDTVEIPAVDAFGEYDEDEVRTVSANKIDEDDRYPGAQVTIDGDQGRLETIIGGRARVNFNHPLAGEDLEYEYEVLELVDDREEQASGLLGMYLQQAPEVWIQTDEVEEEQVVESDDDDEDAEPETETVTVEKDTLYIEATPQMTMNQQWMFSKQQIAQDIMQRLDIDRVIVQETIEGGLGGMGGMMGGAGGADIEEAIEDVDIDADELAAELDADEE from the coding sequence ATGAGCGACGAACAGCAGGCGGAGGCCGAGCAGGTCGATGAAGAGGTCGAGTCCGGTATTCAGGACGGCGACTTCGTCCGCCTCGCGTACACGGTGCGAACGATCGAGGACGGCGACGTCGTCGACACGACGGACAAAGAAGTGGCCGAAGAGGCCGAGATCGACGTCGAGGGCTACGAGTTCGAGCCCCGCGTCGTCATCGTCGGTGCCGGCCACGTCTTCCCCGAGGTCGACGAGGCTCTCATCGGTGCCGAGGCGGGCGACGAGGACACCGTCGAGATTCCGGCGGTCGACGCCTTCGGCGAGTACGACGAGGACGAAGTGCGCACGGTCAGCGCCAACAAAATCGACGAGGACGACCGCTACCCCGGCGCGCAGGTCACCATCGACGGCGACCAGGGCCGTCTGGAGACCATCATCGGCGGTCGCGCCCGCGTCAACTTCAACCACCCCCTCGCCGGCGAGGACCTCGAATACGAGTACGAAGTGCTCGAACTCGTCGACGACCGCGAGGAGCAGGCCTCCGGCCTCCTCGGCATGTACCTCCAGCAGGCCCCCGAAGTCTGGATTCAGACGGACGAGGTCGAAGAGGAGCAGGTCGTCGAGTCCGACGACGACGATGAAGACGCCGAACCCGAGACGGAGACCGTCACCGTCGAGAAGGACACGCTCTACATCGAGGCGACGCCGCAGATGACGATGAACCAGCAGTGGATGTTCTCCAAGCAGCAGATTGCGCAGGACATCATGCAGCGGCTGGACATCGACCGCGTCATCGTCCAGGAGACCATCGAGGGCGGCCTGGGCGGCATGGGCGGCATGATGGGCGGCGCGGGCGGCGCCGACATCGAAGAGGCAATCGAGGACGTCGACATCGACGCCGACGAACTCGCCGCGGAACTCGACGCCGACGAAGAGTAA
- a CDS encoding DUF7546 family protein: MATSYAGRLDPRHAPRLWWLAALCWVEALAVGAYLSAAPGRVESLRYLFYPFVWITVGAAAVLWTEPPRARPGAPAS, translated from the coding sequence ATGGCGACCTCGTACGCGGGGCGACTCGACCCACGGCACGCGCCGCGGCTGTGGTGGCTCGCGGCGCTCTGCTGGGTCGAGGCGCTCGCCGTCGGGGCGTACCTCTCCGCCGCGCCGGGGCGCGTCGAGAGCCTCCGGTACCTGTTCTATCCGTTCGTCTGGATAACCGTCGGCGCGGCGGCCGTCCTCTGGACCGAGCCACCGCGGGCGCGGCCGGGGGCACCGGCGTCGTGA